From a single Athene noctua chromosome 2, bAthNoc1.hap1.1, whole genome shotgun sequence genomic region:
- the LOC141957195 gene encoding D-serine dehydratase-like isoform X1: MDARTHGPTDSTSMWLGAPLEQLPTPALTLDQATVRRNAERMRERCRALGLRLRPHVKTHKTLEGAELATGGTRRGIVVSTLAEAHFFAAGGFDDILYAYPLPGGRLEECAALAQRLQAFQLLLDTPQALALLRQRPLSGGKRWLVWLKLDCGNGRAGVRPTDPRALSLARAIAEEAPEEVTLVGVYAHCGDTYGCRDVPAIQTIARATTAAVMDFVTTLRRAGVPCPQASIGSTPSCSHPVPEMAQLTELHPGNYLFYDLQQTLLGSCHPEEVAIRVLTRVIGHYPHRNQLLVDCGWAALSLHGRDQAPTGCAAIEGHPQLRLVGLTQEHGQVEAVDGRLDFERFPLGSILALIPFHACATAAMHPVYYVHAEGKVAELWRPVRGW, from the exons ATGGACGCACGGACCCATGGACCCACGGAcag caCCAGCATGTGGCTGGGAGCCCCCCTGGAGCAGTTGCCCACCCCGGCGCTGACCCTGGACCAGGCGACTGTGCGGCGCAACGCGGAGCGCATGCGGGAGCGGTGCCGGGCCCTCGGCCTCCGCCTGCGTCCCCACGTCAAAACTCACAAGACGCT tgaagGTGCCGAGCTGGCGACTGGCGGTACTCGCCGGGGCATCGTGGTCTCCACCTTGGCCGAAGCTCATTTTTTCGCGGCGGGGGGGTTCGATGACATCCTCTACGCCTACCCGCTGCCGGGGGGGCGGCTGGAGGAGTGCGCAGCCCTGGCCCAGCGCCTTCAAGCCTTCCAGCTCCTCCTCGACACCCCCCAGGCCTTGGCCCTCCTGCGCCAGCGCCCGCTGTCCGGCGGCAAGCGCTGGCTCGTCTGGCTCAAGCTCGACTGTGGGAATGGCAGGG CTGGTGTGAGGCCCACGGACCCTCGTGCCTTGTCCCTGGCCCGGGCCATCGCCGAGGAGGCGCCGGAGGAGGTGACACTGGTGGGGGTCTACGCTCACTGCGGGGACACTTACGGCTGCCGCGACGTCCCGGCCATCCAAACCATCGCCCGGGCCACCACCGCCGCCGTGATGGACTTTGTCACCAC GTTGCGGCGGGCGGGGGTGCCGTGTCCCCAGGCCAGCATCGGCTCCACACCGTCCTGTAGCCACCCGGTGCCGGAGATGGCCCAGCTCACCGAGCTACACCCGGGCAACTACCTCTTCTATG ACCTTCAGCAGAccctgctgggctcctgccacccGGAGGAGGTGGCCATCCGCGTCCTCACCAGGGTCATCGGTCACTACCCCCACCGCAACCAGCTGCTGGTGGACTGTGGCTGGGCCGCCCTCAGCCTCCACGGCCGCGACCAGGCGCCCACGGGCTGCGCCGCCATCGAGGGGCACCCCCAGCTCAG GCTGGTGGGGCTGACACAGGAGCACGGGCAGGTGGAAGCCGTCGATGGCCGGTTGGATTTCGAGCGCTTCcccttgggcagcatcctggcTCTCATCCCCTTCCAC GCCTGCGCCACTGCCGCCATGCACCCCGTCTACTATGTCCACGCCGAGGGGAAGGTGGCGGAGCTCTGGCGCCCCGTCCGTGGCTGgtag
- the LOC141957195 gene encoding D-serine dehydratase-like isoform X2 produces MDARTHGPTDSTSMWLGAPLEQLPTPALTLDQATVRRNAERMRERCRALGLRLRPHVKTHKTLEGAELATGGTRRGIVVSTLAEAHFFAAGGFDDILYAYPLPGGRLEECAALAQRLQAFQLLLDTPQALALLRQRPLSGGKRWLVWLKLDCGNGRAAGVRPTDPRALSLARAIAEEAPEEVTLVGVYAHCGDTYGCRDVPAIQTIARATTAAVMDFVTTLRRAGVPCPQASIGSTPSCSHPVPEMAQLTELHPGNYLFYDLQQTLLGSCHPEEVAIRVLTRVIGHYPHRNQLLVDCGWAALSLHGRDQAPTGCAAIEGHPQLRLVGLTQEHGQVEAVDGRLDFERFPLGSILALIPFHACATAAMHPVYYVHAEGKVAELWRPVRGW; encoded by the exons ATGGACGCACGGACCCATGGACCCACGGAcag caCCAGCATGTGGCTGGGAGCCCCCCTGGAGCAGTTGCCCACCCCGGCGCTGACCCTGGACCAGGCGACTGTGCGGCGCAACGCGGAGCGCATGCGGGAGCGGTGCCGGGCCCTCGGCCTCCGCCTGCGTCCCCACGTCAAAACTCACAAGACGCT tgaagGTGCCGAGCTGGCGACTGGCGGTACTCGCCGGGGCATCGTGGTCTCCACCTTGGCCGAAGCTCATTTTTTCGCGGCGGGGGGGTTCGATGACATCCTCTACGCCTACCCGCTGCCGGGGGGGCGGCTGGAGGAGTGCGCAGCCCTGGCCCAGCGCCTTCAAGCCTTCCAGCTCCTCCTCGACACCCCCCAGGCCTTGGCCCTCCTGCGCCAGCGCCCGCTGTCCGGCGGCAAGCGCTGGCTCGTCTGGCTCAAGCTCGACTGTGGGAATGGCAGGG CAGCTGGTGTGAGGCCCACGGACCCTCGTGCCTTGTCCCTGGCCCGGGCCATCGCCGAGGAGGCGCCGGAGGAGGTGACACTGGTGGGGGTCTACGCTCACTGCGGGGACACTTACGGCTGCCGCGACGTCCCGGCCATCCAAACCATCGCCCGGGCCACCACCGCCGCCGTGATGGACTTTGTCACCAC GTTGCGGCGGGCGGGGGTGCCGTGTCCCCAGGCCAGCATCGGCTCCACACCGTCCTGTAGCCACCCGGTGCCGGAGATGGCCCAGCTCACCGAGCTACACCCGGGCAACTACCTCTTCTATG ACCTTCAGCAGAccctgctgggctcctgccacccGGAGGAGGTGGCCATCCGCGTCCTCACCAGGGTCATCGGTCACTACCCCCACCGCAACCAGCTGCTGGTGGACTGTGGCTGGGCCGCCCTCAGCCTCCACGGCCGCGACCAGGCGCCCACGGGCTGCGCCGCCATCGAGGGGCACCCCCAGCTCAG GCTGGTGGGGCTGACACAGGAGCACGGGCAGGTGGAAGCCGTCGATGGCCGGTTGGATTTCGAGCGCTTCcccttgggcagcatcctggcTCTCATCCCCTTCCAC GCCTGCGCCACTGCCGCCATGCACCCCGTCTACTATGTCCACGCCGAGGGGAAGGTGGCGGAGCTCTGGCGCCCCGTCCGTGGCTGgtag